The genome window AATACGCGGCCAAGCGAGTGGTGAGGCTCTGGCCCGCCTACGCTGCGGCGGTACTGATGTCCGCTCTCCTGAGCACCCTGACCAGCGCCACCCCCATCCACCAGAGCGGGGAGTGGATCAGGACGTTCTGGCGCGAGCCGGTGACCATCAGCATCCTCGCGCAGCACCTGGGCATGGTGGGCGTGTTCGACACCGACGCACTGGACTTCAGCATCTGGTCCCTAGTTCATGAAATGCGAATCAGCCTCCTCTTCCCCCTGATCTACTGGACGGTCACGCGCCTGCCTGCCCTCGTCAACCTGGGGCTGTACGGGGCTCTCAGCGCGGCAGTGGCGACCGTGTTCCTGGATCGCAGCGGAGCACCGAACCTCAGCGACCTATTGCTGACTCTGCATTACCTGCTGCCGTTCGCCCTGGGTGCCCTGATCGCTCAGCATCGCGAGCAGGCGACCCGCTGGCTGGAAGACAATCGGCCGGTGTGGTGGAGCATGCTGGCCCTGGCGCTGGTCTCTATTGCCTACGGAGGTGGGCTCCTCAGCGCAGAGCACACCAACGTGGTTACCCGCGACTACTGGGTGCTGCCCGGCGCCGCGCTGCTGGTGATGCTGGTCCTGGCTTCGCTCACAGCCGAGCGGATGCTGAGCGCCCGGCCGCTGCAATTCCTGG of Deinococcus betulae contains these proteins:
- a CDS encoding acyltransferase family protein; this translates as MRYPQLDAVRGLAALAVVLGHVLYAGLGSGDSGTARAAEAIYNSTHETPLHVLYAGNEAVLIFFVLSGFVLHLMVARMQDSRRWDYLKYAAKRVVRLWPAYAAAVLMSALLSTLTSATPIHQSGEWIRTFWREPVTISILAQHLGMVGVFDTDALDFSIWSLVHEMRISLLFPLIYWTVTRLPALVNLGLYGALSAAVATVFLDRSGAPNLSDLLLTLHYLLPFALGALIAQHREQATRWLEDNRPVWWSMLALALVSIAYGGGLLSAEHTNVVTRDYWVLPGAALLVMLVLASLTAERMLSARPLQFLGRISYSLYLIHPVVLLGLLNLAQPALPQSVVLLLVPVASVLAAWGLYVLLELPSIQVAGRIGGARVEAGLPVSAP